The Cystobacter ferrugineus nucleotide sequence CGATGAGCTCGAGCAGGAAGGTGCGGTTGTACAAGCCGGTGAGCGGATCCCGCAGGGCCTCGGAGGAGTGGCCCCCGGTGGGCAGCATCGCCTGGCGCACCGCCGAGCGCAGCCGGAGCTGGGCACGCAGCCGCAACACCAGCTCCTCGCCCAGGCTCGAGCGCGTCACCACGTCCACCCCCTGCCCCTTGTCCAGACAGTGGCGCACGGCCGCCATGTCCAGGGGATCCACCAGATAGAGAATGGGCACCGTGCCGCGGCACATCTGCAGCAGCCGGCGCGCCACCTGCACCGCCGCGAAGTCCGGCCCCTGGGCCGCGAGCACCACCGCGTCCGGGCGGATGGCCTCGAACAAGGGACTCGCCGCGTCGAAGCGCGTCACCGGAACCACCCGGAAGCCCGCCTCGCCGAGCGTCATCCGGGTCTGTTCCAGGTCCGTCGCCCGCGGCTCCACCACCAGCACCGTGAGCGCCTGCTCGGCCTTCTTCGTGTGCCTCAACCCCACCGCGACCTCCTCCTCCGACCTGAACCTTTTTCAACCGCCCCCCGGGGCATCGTTCCCAGGTTTACAGCCCTACCCACCCCTGCCCGTCCGCCCCTCCGTCCATCCCCCTGTTTTTCCAAGGGGTGGGAAGGGAGTTACTCTTCCTGGCCCTTGGATTCAGCAACGTGCGTGCCACCGAGACCCCGCCGGAGACATTCCTCGACCTCCTCTTCCCTCAGGCGGTGCTTGAAGGTGGCGATTCCCTCGAAAATGACCACCGGGATGTCATACCGGTAGGCAGCAAGGAGTGTGGGACTGGCGCGGATGTCCTCTTCCACCAGGTCGAAGGGGATGCGGGCGCGGACGCGTTCGAGCACCTCCCTTGCCTGGTCACAGAGGTGGCAGTGGGGTTTCGAGTAGATTCGGACCATCATTCGTTCGTGAGGATGTGACGCGATGCGCGGTCTGTCAGGTGACTTCTCGACGATGCCCTTGAAGGACCTCGTCGCCTACCTCGGCAGCCGGCGGGTCACGGGGACGCTGCGCGTCACGCGCGCGGGAGTGCGTAAATTGATCCTCCTGCGCGAGGGTCAGGTGCGCAGCGCGAGCTCCAACCAGACGCGGGAATACCTGGGCCAGTTCCTCATCCACATGGGGCACCTGAACGCGGAGCAGTTCGCCCAGGCCCATGCCCAGCAGAGCGAGGCGAACGTGC carries:
- a CDS encoding diguanylate cyclase; amino-acid sequence: MGLRHTKKAEQALTVLVVEPRATDLEQTRMTLGEAGFRVVPVTRFDAASPLFEAIRPDAVVLAAQGPDFAAVQVARRLLQMCRGTVPILYLVDPLDMAAVRHCLDKGQGVDVVTRSSLGEELVLRLRAQLRLRSAVRQAMLPTGGHSSEALRDPLTGLYNRTFLLELIALEIRRIERFGGSFSLVAGSLDDFRALRKESGHGIAERLLVYSSVVFGQTVREADVVARVGEEEFMVLLPATPAEGVPDVMTRVRERFALARLQVEGRVLRPSLTLGSVSYPDMVGSPMQLLNGALQSLRKARDTRRSAELEMMI
- a CDS encoding glutaredoxin family protein, whose protein sequence is MMVRIYSKPHCHLCDQAREVLERVRARIPFDLVEEDIRASPTLLAAYRYDIPVVIFEGIATFKHRLREEEVEECLRRGLGGTHVAESKGQEE